A genomic window from Salvia miltiorrhiza cultivar Shanhuang (shh) chromosome 5, IMPLAD_Smil_shh, whole genome shotgun sequence includes:
- the LOC130985942 gene encoding farnesyl pyrophosphate synthase has product MANLNGESADLRATFLGVYSVLKSELLNDPAFEWTDGSRQWVERMLDYNVPGGKLNRGLSVIDSYKLLKGGKDLTDDEVFLASALGWCVEWLQAYFLVLDDIMDNSHTRRGQPCWFRVPKVGMIAINDGIILRNHIPRILKKHFRTKPYYVDLLDLFNEVEFQTASGQMIDLITTIEGEKDLSKYSLPLHRRIVQYKTAYYSFYLPVACALLMAGEDLEKHPTVKDVLINMGIYFQVQDDYLDCFGEPEKIGKIGTDIEDFKCSWLVVKALELCNEEQKKTLFEHYGKEDPADVAKIKVLYNEINLQGVFAEFESKSYEKLNSSIEAHPSKSVQAVLKSFLGKIYKRQK; this is encoded by the exons ATGGCGAATCTGAACGGAGAGTCGGCGGATCTGAGGGCGACGTTTCTGGGGGTTTATTCGGTGCTTAAATCTGAGCTCTTGAACGACCCTGCTTTCGAGTGGACTGATGGTTCTCGTCAATGGGTCGAGCGT ATGCTGGACTATAATGTACCTGGAG GGAAATTAAACCGAGGCCTGTCAGTCATTGATAGCTACAAGTTACTAAAAGGAGGAAAAGATCTAACTGATGATGAAGTGTTTCTAGCTAGTGCTCTTGGCTGGTGTGTTGAATGG CTCCAGGCATATTTTCTTGTACTTGATGATATTATGGATAATTCTCACACACGACGTGGTCAGCCATGCTGGTTTAGAGTCCCCAAG GTTGGTATGATTGCCATAAATGATGGAATCATTCTCCGGAACCATATCCCCAGAATTCTTAAGAAGCACTTCAGAACAAAGCCTTACTATGTTGATCTGCTGGATTTGTTCAATGAG GTGGAATTTCAAACTGCTTCTGGACAGATGATAGATTTAATTACCACTATTGAAGGAGAAAAAGATTTATCAAAATACTCATTGCCTCT TCATCGCCGCATTGTTCAGTACAAGACGGCCTACTACTCATTTTACCTCCCA GTTGCTTGTGCGTTGCTCATGGCGGGTGAGGACCTGGAGAAACATCCAACAGTGAAGGATGTGCTTATTAATATGGGAATATACTTTCAAGTACAGGATGACTATTTAGATTGCTTTGGTGAGCCTGAAAAGATTGGGAAG ATTGGAACAGATATTGAAGATTTCAAATGTTCTTGGCTGGTTGTAAAGGCCCTGGAGCTTTGTAACGAAGAACAGAAGAAAACTCTTTTC GAGCACTATGGAAAGGAAGATCCAGCTGATGTTGCAAAAATCAAAGTCCTCTATAATGAGATTAATCTACAAGGTGTGTTTGCTGAGTTTGAGAGCAAGAGCTACGAGAAACTAAATAGCTCGATTGAAGCTCATCCCAGCAAATCTGTGCAAGCAGTGCTCAAGTCTTTCTTGGGCAAGATATACAAGAGGCagaaataa